Proteins encoded by one window of Lathyrus oleraceus cultivar Zhongwan6 chromosome 1, CAAS_Psat_ZW6_1.0, whole genome shotgun sequence:
- the LOC127115465 gene encoding 1-aminocyclopropane-1-carboxylate synthase 7: MGIEIEQNHPCVELSSIATSETHGENSPYFAGWKAYDEDPYHELTNSSGVIQMGLAENQVSFDLLEKYLEENSDALTWRKGDSSLRENALFQDYHGLRSFRKAMASFMEKIRGNKAKFDDERIVLTAGATAANELLTFILANPGDALLVPTPYYPGFDRDLRWRTGVNIVPIHCDSSNNFQITLEALESAYKNAEAMNMKVKAVLITNPSNPLGVTIQRSVLEDILDFVTRKNIHLVSDEIYSGSVFSSHEFVSVAEILESRQYKDAERVHIVYSLSKDLGLPGFRVGTIYSYNDKVVTTARRMSSFTLISSQTQHLLASMLSDENFTDNYIKINRERLRKRYDMIIEGLKSAGIECLKGNAGLFCWMNMSPMLENNTRDGEMKLWNSILNEVKLNISPGCSCHCSEPGWFRVCFANMSEQTLEIALKRIRDFMNNKDIKDIQT; the protein is encoded by the exons ATGGGTATTGAGATTGAACAAAATCACCCTTGTGTTGAACTTTCAAGTATTGCAACTTCTGAAACTCATGGAGAAAATTCTCCTTATTTTGCTGGTTGGAAAGCTTATGACGAAGATCCTTATCACGAATTAACTAATTCATCCGGAGTTATACAAATGGGCTTAGCAGAAAATCAA GTGTCATTTGATTTACTTGAAAAATATTTAGAAGAAAACTCAGATGCATTGACATGGAGAAAAGGAGATTCTAGTTTAAGAGAAAATGCACTATTTCAAGATTATCATGGACTTAGATCATTCAGAAAAGCAATGGCAAGTTTCATGGAAAAAATCAGAGGAAATAAAGCAaaatttgatgatgaaagaaTTGTCCTCACTGCTGGTGCAACTGCTGCAAATGAACTCTTAACCTTCATTCTTGCAAATCCTGGAGATGCTTTACTTGTTCCAACTCCTTACTATCCTGG ATTTGATAGAGATTTAAGATGGAGAACCGGTGTGAATATAGTTCCAATCCATTGTGATAGTTCAAACAATTTTCAAATCACACTTGAAGCATTAGAATCTGCATACAAAAATGCTGAAGCAATGAACATGAAAGTGAAAGCAGTACTAATAACCAACCCATCAAATCCATTAGGCGTAACAATTCAACGTTCGGTTCTTGAGGACATTCTCGACTTCGTGACTCGCAAGAATATTCATCTCGTCTCGGACGAAATCTACTCGGGCTCGGTTTTCTCTTCACATGAGTTCGTAAGTGTAGCAGAAATTCTCGAGTCTCGTCAATACAAAGACGCGGAAAGAGTTCACATTGTTTATAGTCTTTCGAAAGATCTCGGTCTACCTGGTTTTAGAGTCGGGACAATTTATTCGTACAACGATAAAGTTGTCACGACCGCTAGAAGAATGTCGAGTTTCACATTGATATCGTCTCAGACGCAACATCTTTTAGCATCAATGTTATCGGATGAAAATTTCACTGATAATTATATTAAGATAAACCGCGAAAGACTTAGAAAACGATATGATATGATCATTGAAGGTTTGAAAAGCGCTGGAATTGAATGTTTGAAAGGTAATGCCGGGTTGTTTTGTTGGATGAATATGAGTCCGATGTTGGAAAATAATACAAGAGACGGCGAAATGAAGCTTTGGAATTCGATTTTGAATGAAGTTAAGCTTAATATTTCACCCGGGTGTTCTTGTCATTGTTCCGAACCGGGTTGGTTTAGAGTTTGTTTTGCGAATATGAGTGAACAAACCCTTGAAATCGCGCTCAAAAGAATACGCGATTTCATGAATAACAAGGACATAAAAGATATTCAAACCTAA